Proteins encoded in a region of the Populus alba chromosome 13, ASM523922v2, whole genome shotgun sequence genome:
- the LOC118033556 gene encoding protein ACCELERATED CELL DEATH 6-like codes for MANAMIDSQLHECVRQNINTEEFRRLVQQRSAEKLVTPCGNTLLHVAVSYGSDNITSYLAQTFPSLITIQNSQKDTILHLAAREGNASHTIKSLAESNPSLMRKTNTKGNTPLHDAVIADNKEVAELLVSRDPEVAYYNNKNGKSPLYLAVENGNKKEILYDLLHLRVSFPIRREDGDALPEGKSPVHAAIKQRNRDILEKIEKEKPELLRLTEEELGNSLHYASSIGFLEGVRFLLTNFHDGAYETNRQGDYPIHVACKSHSVDAVKEFLDKFPYPKEFLNKKGQNILHVAAKYGISCVVRYVLKQDQKLVAPLLNATDEDGNTPLHLAARYGRCMTTFLLVRDCRVEHFIVNNENWTPYELAEDFSKRTEEKYIKTDEMVCY; via the exons ATGGCAAATGCAATGATAGATAGTCAGTTGCATGAGTGTGTGAGGCAGAACATTAATACTGAGGAATTTAGAAGGCTTGTCCAGCAACGTTCAGCGGAGAAGCTTGTGACACCCTGCGGGAATACACTACTTCACGTAGCTGTAAGCTATGGAAGTGACAATATTACATCTTATCTGGCTCAAACGTTTCCTTCTCTAATCACCATCCAAAACAGCCAGAAGGACACCATCCTTCATCTTGCTGCCAGAGAAGGAAATGCCAGTCATACAATTAAATCTCTTGCGGAATCGAATCCGAGCTTGATGAGGAAGACAAATACAAAGGGAAACACTCCTTTGCATGATGCAGTGATCGCCGATAACAAAGAAGTTGCCGAACTCCTAGTTTCCAGAGATCCAGAAGTGGCCTATTACAACAACAAGAATGGCAAGTCTCCTTTATATCTGGCAGTTGAGAACGGCAATAAGAAAGAGATTCTTTATGATCTCTTGCATTTGAGAGTTTCGTTCCCTATAAGAAGAGAAGATGGTGATGCCCTACCAGAAGGAAAGTCACCTGTTCATGCTGCCATCAAGCAACGTAACAGAG atattttggagaaaattgaaaaggaaaagccAGAGCTATTACGTCTCACCGAGGAAGAGTTGGGAAATTCACTGCATTATGCATCATCCATAGGTTTTCTGGAAGGAGTTCGATTCCTATTAACGAATTTTCACGATGGTGCTTATGAAACAAACCGTCAAGGCGACTATCCTATCCATGTAGCATGCAAAAGTCACTCTGTTGATGCAGTGAAGGAATTTCTTGATAAATTCCCATATCCAAAAGAATTCCTCAATAAGAAAGGGCAGAACATTCTTCATGTAGCGGCCAAATATGGAATTAGCTGTGTGGTTAGGTACGTACTCAAACAGGACCAGAAGCTCGTCGCACCGCTGCTAAATGCGACAGATGAGGATGGAAATACACCTTTGCACTTGGCAGCACGTTATGGCCGATGCATGACTACATTTCTTCTTGTGCGTGACTGCCGCGTTGAACATTTCATTGTTAACAATGAAAATTGGACACCATATGAGTTGGCTGAAGATTTTTCCAAAAGAACTGAAGAGAAATACATAAAAACAGATGAAATGGTATGCtattaa